One Oncorhynchus tshawytscha isolate Ot180627B unplaced genomic scaffold, Otsh_v2.0 Un_contig_4803_pilon_pilon, whole genome shotgun sequence genomic region harbors:
- the cxxc4 gene encoding CXXC-type zinc finger protein 4 isoform X2 has translation MSNINNALCIENGQNTDVSLLQKDNLQNLQNLQNLQNLQDGGLSQLLDYNAEMERYRSFANFYKTNGAFGQTAKIARITTPIFPSARIGMSPWNCDNAMLWGRKSATINPNRTSMHRNDSQRPGKHGVPPETLQQMANNNFLSTLSPEHCRPLAGECMNKLKCGAGEAEIMNLQERVGTFSAIPALGGISLPPGVIVMTALHSPAASAAVTDSAFQIANLADCPQNNSSASGGNPAKKKRKRCGVCAPCRRLINCGVCSSCRNRKTGHQICKFRKCEELKKKPGSSLERTPVNNGEAFRWFF, from the coding sequence ATGTCTAATATAAACAATGCTCTCTGCATTGAGAACGGACAGAACACAGACGTGTCTCTCTTACAAAAGGATAACCTTCAGAACCTGCAGAACCTGCAGAACTTGCAGAACCTCCAGGATGGTGGATTAAGCCAACTTTTGGATTATAACGCCGAGATGGAACGGTACCGCTCTTTCGCAAACTTTTACAAAACCAACGGCGCGTTCGGCCAGACGGCCAAGATCGCCCGCATCACGACCCCCATTTTCCCCAGTGCCCGGATAGGCATGTCCCCGTGGAACTGCGATAACGCCATGCTCTGGGGGAGGAAATCGGCCACAATAAACCCTAATAGGACCAGCATGCACAGGAATGACTCCCAGAGGCCGGGGAAGCATGGCGTGCCGCCAGAAACGCTACAGCAAATGGCAAATAATAATTTCCTCTCTACCTTATCCCCCGAACACTGCAGACCTTTAGCGGGAGAATGCATGAACAAGCTGAAATGCGGCGCCGGCGAAGCAGAGATAATGAATCTCCAGGAACGTGTCGGAACTTTTTCCGCCATTCCGGCTTTAGGGGGCATCTCATTACCTCCCGGGGTCATCGTCATGACAGCCCTTCACTCCCCCGCAGCCTCGGCAGCCGTTACAGACAGTGCGTTTCAAATTGCCAATCTGGCAGACTGCCCACAGAATAATTCCTCTGCGTCCGGCGGGAACCCGGCGAAGAAGAAAAGGAAGCGGTGCGGGGTGTGCGCGCCCTGCCGGCGGCTAATCAACTGCGGCGTGTGCAGCAGTTGTCGGAACCGTAAGACGGGCCACCAGATCTGCAAGTTCAGGAAATGTGAGGAGCTGAAAAAGAAACCCGGCTCGTCGCTGGAG
- the cxxc4 gene encoding CXXC-type zinc finger protein 4 isoform X1 produces MSNINNALCIENGQNTDVSLLQKDNLQNLQNLQNLQNLQDGGLSQLLDYNAEMERYRSFANFYKTNGAFGQTAKIARITTPIFPSARIGMSPWNCDNAMLWGRKSATINPNRTSMHRNDSQRPGKHGVPPETLQQMANNNFLSTLSPEHCRPLAGECMNKLKCGAGEAEIMNLQERVGTFSAIPALGGISLPPGVIVMTALHSPAASAAVTDSAFQIANLADCPQNNSSASGGNPAKKKRKRCGVCAPCRRLINCGVCSSCRNRKTGHQICKFRKCEELKKKPGSSLEVGPCFPRLVPDLLTKTLGVGYTAWDQRTPVNNGEAFRWFF; encoded by the exons ATGTCTAATATAAACAATGCTCTCTGCATTGAGAACGGACAGAACACAGACGTGTCTCTCTTACAAAAGGATAACCTTCAGAACCTGCAGAACCTGCAGAACTTGCAGAACCTCCAGGATGGTGGATTAAGCCAACTTTTGGATTATAACGCCGAGATGGAACGGTACCGCTCTTTCGCAAACTTTTACAAAACCAACGGCGCGTTCGGCCAGACGGCCAAGATCGCCCGCATCACGACCCCCATTTTCCCCAGTGCCCGGATAGGCATGTCCCCGTGGAACTGCGATAACGCCATGCTCTGGGGGAGGAAATCGGCCACAATAAACCCTAATAGGACCAGCATGCACAGGAATGACTCCCAGAGGCCGGGGAAGCATGGCGTGCCGCCAGAAACGCTACAGCAAATGGCAAATAATAATTTCCTCTCTACCTTATCCCCCGAACACTGCAGACCTTTAGCGGGAGAATGCATGAACAAGCTGAAATGCGGCGCCGGCGAAGCAGAGATAATGAATCTCCAGGAACGTGTCGGAACTTTTTCCGCCATTCCGGCTTTAGGGGGCATCTCATTACCTCCCGGGGTCATCGTCATGACAGCCCTTCACTCCCCCGCAGCCTCGGCAGCCGTTACAGACAGTGCGTTTCAAATTGCCAATCTGGCAGACTGCCCACAGAATAATTCCTCTGCGTCCGGCGGGAACCCGGCGAAGAAGAAAAGGAAGCGGTGCGGGGTGTGCGCGCCCTGCCGGCGGCTAATCAACTGCGGCGTGTGCAGCAGTTGTCGGAACCGTAAGACGGGCCACCAGATCTGCAAGTTCAGGAAATGTGAGGAGCTGAAAAAGAAACCCGGCTCGTCGCTGGAG GTAGGTCCGTGTTTTCCTAGACTGGTCCCTGATCTGTTGACAAAGACCTTAGGCGTTGGCTATACAGCCTGGGACCAG